Part of the Halorussus limi genome is shown below.
ACGAGATGGACCGCGTAGCCGACACCTTCGACGTCCTCCGGCAGCGCGACGACGCGCTAACGACGCTCGCAGCGAAACGCAAATACGTTCAAGAGGTCCGGCAGTTCTACAAGCACCAATTCTCGTTCGGCCCGGCGCAGTACAACCCGCTGGATGACCTCGAAACGCGATTCGGATGGGACAAGACGCCTGATTGGGATAATCCGAGTCTCAACGCCAACCAAGTACGGACGCTCTACGAGGCGGCCGATACGTCCGTGGACCGCTTCATCGTCGTCGGGGTCTGCGGATGGGGTCTACGACCGAGTGAGGTTGCCGCACTCCACATGCGCCAACTACCGGATTCGCTCGACCCACTCGATGACCCGTATATCCAGTTCGAGGACGGTGAGCGAAAGAACGGGCCAGGGACGGTGACGATGCTCACTGGTCTCGACGTCCTTCGAGAGCGGATCAGCGCACTCACTGAGCGCGAGGACTGGAATGGGCATTTACTCCCCTCCACGTCGGCGGCCGAGGGCCACATCACGACCGAAACAGTGAACACGCGATTCAAGCGCCTCGCTCGAACCGCAGACGTGACTGTGCACGGCGAGACACCGACGCCGAAGTACGGCCGCCGGTTCTGGTACACGACCTACACACGAGCTGTCGAACGCGTCGCCACGCGCGTCTCGGCGGTTGCCGAGGAACAAGGGAGCGAGGATGCTTCGGTCGTGCTGGAAAACTACCTCTCGGAGGAGGAGCGTCGGCAGCGTCGCCGCGAGGAGATGCGAGACGACCTTGATAAACTATTTGAAGTGGTCGGGAAGACTGCCGATGAAGTGACTGACACGTTCGAGAATGTGGATAGATAGCCTCTTTGAAAGCATTCCGGGTAACAATATTGGTAGGAGTATATCTGGAGATTCTGCGAATTGTAAAGTTCGTATACATTCTACGATTCGTAGGATCTGTTCACATTCTAGATTTTTTCGGACAGTGAGGCGGGTCAGTTACGGAGACCACCTCCGTGGGTTCGTAGAGACTGCACGACTCGAAGAGTTCGTATGGGCTATCCAATACATAGACCATTACTCGTTTGATTACTACGCAATTCTAAGACCCCTACCGTTCGCGAGATTCGCAAAACTCGTAAAGTTCGTACGATTCTCAGGGTTCGCAAGGAATTTACGATTCGCGTATTCTCGG
Proteins encoded:
- a CDS encoding tyrosine-type recombinase/integrase, which codes for MSNTETPRYATMDCDDCEAYYWDAIAPEMQANGFDPDHETPTYSWLNRNYPGFVKHLSRQFDWSPSDFYDEYGIPPQQDAEESVFAFVEHDATREAIENYLEELADRRGRAESTVSTRRSILRQYLMTYEQVNDTTDLLSPLLNVSEASDEMDRVADTFDVLRQRDDALTTLAAKRKYVQEVRQFYKHQFSFGPAQYNPLDDLETRFGWDKTPDWDNPSLNANQVRTLYEAADTSVDRFIVVGVCGWGLRPSEVAALHMRQLPDSLDPLDDPYIQFEDGERKNGPGTVTMLTGLDVLRERISALTEREDWNGHLLPSTSAAEGHITTETVNTRFKRLARTADVTVHGETPTPKYGRRFWYTTYTRAVERVATRVSAVAEEQGSEDASVVLENYLSEEERRQRRREEMRDDLDKLFEVVGKTADEVTDTFENVDR